Sequence from the Arthrobacter pigmenti genome:
CAACGTAGCGCGCAGTCTCGCGGGCGTCGTCGTCCTCGTTCAGGTAGGAGATGAGGACGTCCGCGCCTTCGCGGGCGAAGGCAATCGCAACCGCGCGTCCGATTCCGCTGTCGCCGCCCGTAATGACTGCGGCCTTGCCGGTGAGCTTCCCGCTGCCGCGGTAGCTTTCCTCGCCGCAGTCCGGTGTGGGCGTCATTTTGGACTGGACGCCCGGTACATCCTGTTGCTGTGCTGGCTGGCCCATGGTTTCCTCCGGTTCTAGGGGAACTTTTGTGCAGCTCTGGTTACTTCACGACGCCGGAACCCGCCAGAGCTGCACGAAAGTTCCGGGGTGGAAAGTCAGAACGGGCCCGCCGTTCGGGGGAAACGACGGACCCGGGTTCTGGAGGTACTAGCGGTTGAACACGCCGCTCAGTACGTTCTTGGGACGCTGCATCTCGCCCTGCTGAGCTCCGAGGACAATCACCGCGGCGCTCAGCGCGGGTAGCGTCCACTGGAGGATCTTCAGTTGCTGCTGTGCTTTGGCGAGTTCCTCCGGCGCTCCGTGCTTCGGTTCGGTTGCACCCTCACCGCCGTGCTGGCTGAGTTCGCCCACCTTCTTGCCGAGGATTCCGGAGTACAGCGAGGCCGCCATGCCAACAACGGTGATGGTCGACTTGACCACGGTCGAAGCTACCGCGCCGTCCTGTCCGCTCAGCCGGCCCTTGTTGCCGGCAATCAGACCGATACCGCCGATGGCGTGCGCCCCGAACGCTGCAATCTGCACGGGAGTCCACCGTGCCCACCCGATGGTCGAGAGGCGGGTGCGCTCCTTCGGATCCTTCGCCTCGGCAGCTGCTCCATTGAGGCCGACGGCGCCCATCAGCGAACCGCCGAACCAAGCCGCAGCACTGAGATCGTGTAGGGATCGTGCCAACATGTTTCCTGCCATGATGCTCTCCTTTGACCTGGGGGTTTCCGTCAAAAACTAGACGGCCTAACTTAATGTTTATCAGCCTGCTTAGCATTTGGCGAGTGGCAATTCTGGCCGGGCGACCCGCAGTACGATCAAAAGGTGCTTCCGTTCCTGCTTCTGGCCACCCGCGCGGAGGATGACGCGGCGATGGGTGAATACCGCGCCTTCCTGAATTTCGCGGGGCTCACGCCGTCTGACCTGCGCCGCATCCGCGTCGAAGAAGCCCCGCTGCCACACATTCGGCTGGAAGAGTATTCGGGGATTTTCCTCGGGGGCAGCCCCTTCAACTCGTCCGACCCCGAAGAGTCCAAGTCGCCAACCCAGCACCGCGTGGAACGCGAACTCGGCGAGCTGCTGGACCGTGTGATCGAGGCGGATTTCCCCTTCCTGGGCGCCTGTTACGGGGTGGGAACGCTCGGACGCCGCCAGGAGGCCGTCATCGACCGCACCTTCGCTGAGCCCATTGGCTCGGCGGAAATTTCAGTGAACGACGACGGCGCGCGGGACCCGCTGCTGGCAGGCCTGCCGCCCAGCTTCGAAGCGTTCGTCGGCCACAAGGAGGCCTGCTCCACGCTGCCGGCGGGCGCGGTGCTGCTGGCGTCGTCGTCGTCCTGTCCGGTGCAGATGTTCCGGGTGAAACAGAACCTGTATGCCACCCAGTTCCATCCCGAGCTGGATGTTGAAGGCCTTGTCGAGCGGATTCGCATCTACAGGCACGCCGGGTACTTCCCGCCGGACCAGGCGGATGCCGTGATCGCCCGGGCTAGGGCGGCAAAGGTCAGCTGGCCGCAGCAGATCCTGCGGAACTTCGTGCTGCGCTACGCCCGGGACTAATCGACCAGCTGCACTAGGAGGACTTCTCCTTTGACAGTTCCATGAACATGGTCCTGTGCAGCACATCGACATGCCCGCGCGCCACGTCTACGGATTCCCGCACATCCCGACGGCGCAGCGCATCGACCAGTGCAATGTGGTCCAGGTTCGCCCGGTGCAGTGCCTCGATGGGGTAGGGGATGAAGTGTTCGTACAGCTCAGTGAGCACAGAGCCGTAGCTTTCGACGGCGGTTCCCAGCTGGGACGCCCGTGCCACCAGGAGGTGGAAGCGTTTGTCGGCCTGATGGTACTGGGACCAGTTGGAAGCTTCAGCCATGTCACCGGTGAGCTGCTCCAGTTCGTCAATGTCGGGATCTGTTGCGTTGACGGCCGCGAAGTGGGTGATCGCGCACTCCGCGAGCAGACGCCGATCCACCAGCGCATGGATCGCCGCCGGGGTGTCATCGGTTTCCCGCAGGCTCACCAGGGTGTCAGTTGGCGGGCTGTCCGAAACGAACGTGCCGCCGTCGCGCCCGCGGCGCCTCACAACGACGCCGGCCTCCGCCAGACTGGCCATCGCACGGCGTGCGGTCATCGGGCTGACGGACAGGCCGAGAGCGATTTCCTGCTGATCCGGGAGGCGTTCGCCGGGCTTGAGCAGACCCAGGGAGATTGCCATGGCGATGCGCGCGCGCACGGCGTCGATCGCTGAACGGCGACCTACCCCTGCCACGGCTGTGGCACTCAGCGGCGCGGAGTCCTCCTGGGACGGGGAAAGGCTGCTCATCTATTCAGCCTAGCGATGCGCGAACACATGTCTTGATATTAGCTCAAAGTGAGCTAATATTGCGTAAGTCACATTCGTTCAGCTCGAAAGCGATCCCATGCCCGAGAAACTGCCACTGCTTGCGCTGCAGTCCGAGCCCCGCCAAATAGGGGAACCGATTAGTGCATTCGCTGGGGAGCTTGAAGACGCACTGCGCATCGACCCGGACGCGAAGCTGCTCATCTTTCCGGAACTTCACCTGTTCGGGGACGGACACCCTGACCGGCAGCGTACGGAAGCCTTGCAGGATGCAGCGCAGCCGCTCAATGGACCGTTAGTGAAGGAACTGAGCGAGCTTGCGGGTGATCTGAAGATCTGGCTGGTGCCCGGAAGCGTGTGCGAGCGCGGACCGAATGGCGAATTGTTCAACACCCAGGTGGTGTTTTCCCCTGAGGGCCGGCTGGCGGGAAGCTACCGCAAGATCTTCCCGTGGCGTCCCTTCGAGCCGTACGATCCCGGCGACAGCTTCGTCACAGTGGACCTCGAAGGGTACGGGCGGGCCGGTTTGTCGATCTGCTACGACGCCTGGTTCCCGGAGGTCAGCCGACAGTTGGCCTGGATGGGTGCCGAGGTGATTATCAACGTCGTAAAGACGACGACGCCGGACCGTGAGCATGAGCTGATCCTCGCCAGGGCGAACGCCATCTCCAACCAGGTCTTCATTGTCAGCGTCAACTGTGCGGGACCTACCGGCCGCGGCCAGAGCCTCATCGTCGGACCCGAGGGCGAGGTGCTCCGCCAGCTCGGCGAAGATCCCGGGACGCTCTCGATGTCCCTTGACCTGGGTGAAGTTGAACGGGTGCGCGCGCATGGCACTGCGGGCCTGAACCGCATGTGGGCGCAGTTCCGTTCCCATGAAGCGCCGATAGAACTGCCGGTTTACAACGGCCGAATCAATCCATCTACCTGGACCCCCGAGGTCCACCGCACGTCAGGATCAACGCAATGACGCAGCCGATTCAGCTCACCCGCACACTCAAGCTGCCTTCGCTGGTTCTCTTCGGGCTGGCCTATCTGACGCCGCTGATCGTGCTGGCTATTTTTGGAGTCATCGCGGAAGCAACGGGCGGCGCTTCTCCCTCGGCCTATCTGCTCGCGCTCACGGCCATGCTCTTCACCGCGCACAGCTATGGTCGAATGGCCATCGCCTACCCGGTTGCCGGCTCCGCCTACACCTACGTGCGCCAGTCCATCGAGCCCCGGACAGGGTTCCTGGTGGGGTGGGCCATCCTGTTGGATTACCTGTTCCTGCCCATGGTGATCTGGCTGATCGGCGGTTCCTACCTCAACGCCCAATTCCCCGGTGTGCCGATCGCGGTCTGGATCCTGGCGTTCGTACTGGTGACCACGGCGCTGAACGTCATCGGTATCAAGGTGGCCGAAAAGGCCAACTTCCTGCTGATGGCATTCCAGCTGCTGGTGATCGTCATCTTCGTTGCGCTGACCATTGGCACCCTGCTGTCGACGTCGGGTGCGTCAGGCCTGGTCAGCAGCGAACCGTTCTTCAACAGCACCGCCAGCCTTGGAACAATTGCCGCAGGCGCCGCAATTGCGGCTTATTCCTTCCTCGGATTCGACGCCGTTACCACCCTCACCGAGGAGACCGTCGAACCCCGCAAGAACATGCCGAGGGCGATCATGCTCATCGCCCTGATCGGCGGTGCAATCTTCGTGGTTGTTTCCTACTTCACGCAGCTCATCCGGCCCGGCGGAACGTTCGAGGACTCGGCATCCCTGGCATCTGACATCGCCCTCCAAATTGGAGGCCAGTTGTTCGCGGCAGTGTTCCTCGCAGGTCTGGTTGTAGCCCAGTTCGCCTCCGGCCTGGCTGCCCAGGCCAGCGCGTCCCGTTTGCTGTACGCCATGGGCCGCGATGCGGTTCTTCCCCGCCGGGTCTTCGGCAGGCTGAGTGAGAAGTACCGCACACCGATCCTGAACCTCGCGATCACCGGCGCGGTAGGCCTGGTGGCGATCTTCCTCGACGTTGCCACCTCCACCTCCTTCATCAACTTCGGGGCGTTCACGGCGTTCACGCTCGTCAACGTGTCGGTCATCGCCTACTGGCTCCGCCAGCGCAGACAGGGCAACAAGCTGAACCGCATTTCCTACGTGGCACTCCCGGCAGTGGGGGCTGTGATCGATGCGTTCCTGCTGACCCAGCTCGACCCGACGGCGATTACGCTCGGGCTCATCTGGCTTGCACTCGGAGTGGTGCTGCTCGGCGTGACGACGCGCGGGTTCAGGCAGGCGCCGCCGGAAATGTCCAGGACCGAGGAGGCGCAGGTCTGAGTTTCCTGCACCTCTCCTGTGCCAATCCTTGGCCTGCGCGGTGCCCGAATCCACTAGCGTGTTGCCTAAACCGGATGTAAGCATGGGGGAATCATGGCGGCAGGAGAGGGTGCGTCGGACCGCGCACGCCAGGCGGGCGAAAGGGTCGAACGGCTGCGGCAACAGCTGCAGCAGGCCGAGCGCGCCCAACGGGCGTGGGAGGCCGGTGCCCTCGGCGAGGCGCTCGTCGCGGAGCGTCTGCGTGAACTGGAGGATGACGGCTGGTTCTTCCTCCACGACGTGCACTGGCCGGGCCGGCCCAAAGCGAACCTTGACCATATCGCGATCGGGCCGGGCGGCGTCGTCGTTATTGATGCCAAGAACTGGACCGGGATCGTTCAGCTCCACCACGGCGAACTCCGCCAGAACGGTTACCGGCGCACCTCGACGGTCGACTCGGTCCTGGAACAGGCGGGCGCCGTCGCGGTGTTGCTCGAGCCGCAGCACCGGCAGTCCGTCTCAGGGTGGCTGTGCCTGGTGGGGCAGCCGGAACTGCGCGGAACCACGAAGAACGGCGTGCGGATCCAGGGCCTGAACGGCCTTTCCGACGCCCTGCGGACCCTCCCCCCGGTGCTCGACGCTACGACCGTGCGCGCAATCCGCGGCTACCTCGAGCAACTCCTCGGCGGTTCGCGCAGCCCCGGCCTCTGGACCACGGCCCAACTGGCGGCCACGAACAAGAACGACGCCGCGTCGTCGACACTCACCACCCGCCGCACCGCTTCCCGCGCCCAGCCCGTTCGACAGCACTCGACCCGCCGCCGCACACGAAAGCATCTGAGCGTGACCGGTGCGGTGATCCGGTTGTCGCTGGTTGCCATCGGAATCGTGGTGCTGCTGAACATCTACCAGGGGTTGTAGGGTCGATTGACAAGTCTTCAACCCCAGGAGCACAGATGGCACAGCACGACGACGACGGCGCCCGCGCCACCCAGCCCCACCGCGGCCCGGATTCGGGCCACCAGTCGCCGCATCACCAGGTCCTGATCATTGGCGGCGGCAACGCGGGTATCTCCCTGGCCGCCCGGCTGAAGCGCTACCGGGTGAGGGGCATCGCCGTTGTCGATCCCAGCGAGCAGCACCTGTACCAGCCGTTCTTCTCGCACATCGCAGGCGGGACAGCGAAGGCCGAATCGGCGGTCCGTCCGCAGGAAAGCGTAATTCCGAAGGGTGTCACCTGGCTTCGTGATGCCGCCACCGGCATTGACCCGGAATCGAAGACCGTAACGCTGGGCTCCGGACGCTCCATCACGTATGAGCACCTGGTCATCTGCCCCGGCATCCAGAAGAACTGGGACGGCATTCCCGGGCTGCAGGACGCACTCGATTCGGCGCACGGCGCCTCGAACTACAGCATCGACCTCGCCGTGAAGGCGTGGCGCCTGCTCAGTACCCTGCGCTCAGGCACCGCAGTTTTCGCCACGCCGGACGGGCCCATCACGTGCGGCGGTGCGGCACAGAAACCCATGTACCTGGCGTGCGACTACTGGCGCTCGCAGGGCGTCCTGCAGGATATCCGCGTGGTCCTGGCGGTGCCCACACAGACGGTGTACGGCGTCGAAATCGTTGACGAAGAGCTGAACCGGAAGATCGCCGAATACGGGATCGAGCTGCGCTGCAGCACCGAGCTGGAGTCCGTCGACGCCGGGACCCACACAGCAACCCTTCGGAACAACGCGGACGGCTCGTCGGAGCAGCTCCAGTACGACGTCCTTCACGCCGTGCCGCCGCAGTCCGCGCCCGGCTGGATCCGGGACACCGGCCTGGCCGACGACGACGGTTTCGTTGCCGTCGACCGCTCCACCCTCCAACACGTCACTTACTCGACGGTGTGGTCGCTCGGTGATGCCGCCGGCACCCGCAACTCGAAGTCCGGTGCCGCACTCCGGCAGCAGACCAAGGTGGTCGCGAAGAACCTCAAGGCCGTGCTGGACGGGCATTCGCCCACCCAGCAGTACAACGGCTACGGTGCGTGCCCGATCACGGTCAGCCGGTCAACCGTGGTGCTTGCCGAGTTCGACGACGCCCGCACACCCAAACCCACAGTCCCGGGTTGGAAGGGGCTCGCGAAGGAACGCCGCCTCACCTGGCTTGTGGAGCGGTACGGGTTCATCCGGCTCTACTGGTACGGAATCCTGAAGGGCTGGGCTTAGGATCCCGGATCCATGCATGACCGCAGCCGCTGGATTCCTGAACGGATCCGGGTCTTGACGGTTGGTACAGGAACGTTGAGGTGCTCAGCAACCTGGGTGTAGGTGAGGCATTCGTAGTAGGCCAGGTTGATCGCTTCGCGCTGAAGCGGGCTGAGTTGTTCCAGGCACTCTACAACACGCGCCGCTTCCATTCGGTCCGATACCGCGTCGGCAACCACGTCCCGGTCCGGAAGATAGTGCTTGATGCCCCAGGCTGCTTCCCGTGCAGTTCCGCTGTGTTCTGACCGGACCTTATCCACGGCCCTGCGGTGGGCGATGGTCATCAGCCATGCCATCGGGCTCCCGACGGCCGGATCATACCTGTGCGCTTGTTCCCACACCATGAGGAAGACGTCCTGGGTGGTTTCCTCGCTCAGCTCCGGGTCCACGATGGTGCGTCGGGCAAGCCCGTAGACGCGCTTGTGAGTGCGGTGATACAGGTCAGCGAACGCTGCCCGATTGCCCTCTGCGGTGCGGCGGATCAACCCGACGAGCTCCGCGGCATCACCCGCCGCGGCTCCGCGATAGTTCGGGTCCGTGGACGTCATGTCGGCCCCGCAAGCACGCGCAATACCGAACTTGAGAAGAAGGCACCGGCTTTGCAGCCCGGTGTATAGCGTCTACCCATAGACGGTTCTCTTCGTGTGCAGCTCCCATGCGGTCAGATGAGAGCGAACAAGAACAGTTCCGACGGTAACCGAGGCCGTCTTCGACCAACATACCGCACGAAATCGCGCACGTCATGAGTTAGTTAGCTTGTCGAACTATCTCCCCGCGCTGTACCTAGACAACGAAACCGTTGACCCCTACCCCACACGCCGGCCGCGATACACCGCGTCGGCGACGGCCAGCTTGGCGCCGTCAGGCCCGCTCGCTTCACGAGGCCTGTCCTCGGCCACCACTGTCTCCCAGCCCGGGCCGAGTAACTGCACAATGTCTTCCGCCGTGAAGTAGAGGTCCTGGTGCACCGGGCGCCGCGCTTCGCTTTGCAGGTCCGAGAGCGAGTGCCCGACAATCAGCAACGTTCCATTGGGAGCCACGGCCTCGGCGAAGCGTTCGAAGAGCGGTACCCGTTGCTCCGTGGGCAGGTGCATGTACTGTGCCGTCACCAGATCGAAGGCCTGTGCAGGAGGAGTCCATTCGGTGAGGTCGTGGTGGGCCCAGCTCACGGGCGGGTGGCCGTCGTCGAGCCCGCCTTCGTGCTCCGCCGCGCGGGCCAGCGCCACCGACGAGATGTCGACGCCGGTGACCTGCCACCCGCGGCCGGCAAGCCACAGTGCGTCCGCGCCTTCGCCGCAGCCGACGTCGAGCGCCGTTCCAGGTTCCAGGTCGGAGGCCTCCGCGACGAGTTGCGGGTTCGGATTTCCGCTCCAGATCCGATGCTTCTCGCCGTAGCGGGCGTCCCAGAAGGATTCGTCGTAGACGGGGGTGTCATGGGTGTGCATCAGGAAACCCTTTCTTCGATTGTGTTCACTCGAGCCCGGTAAGCAGTCAGGTCGGCTTCCAGTTCTTCTGCCATGAGGGAGTTGTTGATCGCAACTGCGGCTGTGGAACCCGAAGCCGCGGACGGCAGCACTTGCAGCATCAGGTTCGCAACGTTCCCGGCTGCCCAGACGCCGTCGACCTTCGTGGCGCCCATCTCGTCCACCTCGAAGTGCTCTCCCACGCCCATCGGATGCTGGACCGGGACCAGGCCCAGCCCGGTGAAGATGCCCGTGTTCGCAACGAACCGCGGCGCGACGGTGAGGGCTTCGATGGGAACAGTGCGACCGTCGGCGAGTTCCACGCCGGCGAGGCGGCCGCCGTCGTCGTTCTGGAGGTTGGTAACCGCACCGTCCACAACGGTGATGCCCCGGGCAGCGAACTGCTCCCACTCGGTTTCGCCGGGCTCAACCGTGTTGTTGAGGAAGAGTGTGATGCGGCTGCTCCATTGCCGGAACAGGAGCGCCTGATGGAGGGCCATCGGGCTGGTGGCGAGGATTCCGATCGCGCGGTCGCGGACTTCCCACCCGTGGCAGAACGGGCAGTGGATGACGTCCCTGCCCCAGTGCTCGCGAAGGCCCGGGATGTTGGGGAGTTGGTCCGTCAGGCCGGTGGTCAGGAGCAGTCGGCGGGAGCGCAGAATCGAGCCGTCCTGGAGGGTGGTGCGGAAGCGGTAGCGGGGATCGTTGTGGTGTGCTGCGTCGGTCACGGTGCCGGGGATGATGGTGCCGCCGTAGGATTCGACCTCGGTGCGGCCGATTTTCAGGAGTTCTGCGGGGCTCATGCCCTCGCTGGTGAGGAAGCCGTGAACGCCGTCGGCGGGGGCGTTGCGTGGGCGGCCGGAGTCGACGACGGCGACACTCCGGCGGGTGCGCCCGAGCATCAGGGCGGCGCTGAGGCCGGCGGATCCACCGCCGATAACAACGACATCGAATGTGTTCGGAGAATCAATCATGTATTCAGGATGGAACGCAATCCGCAAAGTAGCAAGAATGCTTGCTGAAGTGGCAAAATAGGTCCATGACGGAAGACATTGGTGAAGCACTGGCGGCAGTGGGCCCGCGGTTGAAGGCGTTGCGGGTGAAGCGGGATGTGACGCTGCAGTCGCTCTCGGAATCGACCGGCATTTCCGTGAGCACGCTCTCGCGCCTGGAGGCCGGCCAGCGCAAACCGAACCTGGAGTTGCTCCTTCCGTTGGCGCAGGCACATCAGGTCCCACTCGATGAGCTGGTGGGCGCACCGACCACGGGTGATCCGCGGGTCCACCTCCGGCCGATCGACGTGGGCCGCGCCACCGTCATTCCGCTCACCAAGCGGCCGGGTGGAATCCAGGCGTACAAGTACGTGCTGCCGGCCGATATGCCGCGCGAGGAGCCGGACCTCAAGGTCCACGAGGGCTACGAGTGGCTGTACGTGTTGAACGGGAACCTGCGGATGATCCTGGGCGAGCTGGACCTGGTCCTGCCGGCCGGTGAAGCGGCGGAGTTTGATACCCGCGTGCCGCACTGGTTCGGAAGGGCGGATAACGACCCCGTCGAGTTCCTCAGCCTCTTCGGCCGCCAGGGGGAGCGGCTGCACCTGCGGGCGAAGAGTACCTAGCCGCGTACGCCGTGCTGCTCAGGCAGCGTAGGGGCGGTTGCCGTTTCGAAGAACCGCCTGCACTGCACTCATCGCATGCGTTGAGAGCAAAATGCGTGCTGCCTGCACTTTCCGACAAGGACCATAAGCCTCCTGCCGCCGATGCGCCTATGCGACCAGCAGCGAGCGCTCCAGCACGAAGTCGGATTCGACGTTCCTGCCAAGCTTGAACGTCTTGGTTCCCACCTTTGTGAAGCCGTGCTTCTCGTAGAAACGGATGGCTCGGGCATTCTGGTCGTTGGTGCCCAGCCACATGCCGTGGGCGTCGTTGCCCATGGCGGCGATATCGAGGGATGCCTGCATGAGTTGCGACGCCGCACCCTGCCCGTGGTGCGAGGGGTGCAGGTAGAACTTGCTCAGCTCGATGGTGGGGAAGATCGAGAGGCAGGAGCGCACATGCTCATCCTGAGGGAGTCCTTCGACGAGCATGCTCCAGCCCAGCAGATGGCCGTCCTCGCGCAGGCACAGCAGGATCTTGGTGGGATCGGCGATGTGCTGGGCGAACCTCTGTTCCGACAACTCGGTGGCAACGTACTGCCGGATGTCCTCCGGGTGCGATGTCGGCGGGCACGCGAGCGGGAAGGTGATGCCGGCGAGGATAGCGAGCTGGCCGGCGTCGTTCGCGGTGGCGTGGTCGATGGAAACGGTCACGGAAGCAAGGTTAGCGCTTTGGCTCTCCACCACGCCTACTATCGCAGTAGGACATGGAAAGGTTGCGATGCAGTTAGCTCGGGGATCCGGCGCCAGCGTTCGGGCGCAGTCGCGCGGTTCGTGGCCAATTGCGGTTGCTGCGGCCGCGCTCGTGACTGTCCTTGTGCCCGTTCTGATTCTGTTGATTTCCGACGACGGCGGCGCCACCTTTATCGGGTCGACGTTGCCATTTGTGCGGGCGCTGGTGCACCTGACAACTCTTACGGCCGTAGCCCTGCTCTGCGTCGGGGTGCTGCTGCCGGCGCCTTCAGAGGAACTTTCCGCTGAGGAACTTTCCGCCGAGGCGCAACGGCTCGGGCGGCAAGGCTGCGCTGCGGCCGTGATCGCAGCACTCGCCTGCGTTCTTCTCCTCTTCTGGACCTACTTCGATGTGATCGGTTCGGGCCCCTTCCAGGGCGCGGACCTCAGCGACCTGGGCGCCTTCCTGAATGAGCTGGCCTCCGGCCGGGCGCTGGTTGCGCAGGTGAGCCTGCTGATCCTCGGGGCGGTCTTCGCATATCTGGCCCGGACCGCGGTTCCGCTGCGGATGGCGCTGGTCCTGGTGATTGCGGGGACGACGACGATGGGGCTCGGCGGCCACTCGGCATCGGAGTCCGGGCACGGTGCGGCGATGTTCAGCATGACGGGACACATCGGTGCGGCGTCATTGTGGGTGGGTGGCCTGGCCGGGCTCGGTTGGCTGGCGCACGCGCATCCGAACCTGCTGCGCCCCACCGTTGCGCGGTTCAGCAGGCTGGCGCTGACCTGCGCTGCGGTGGTCGGTGTGAGCGGTGTTGTGAGCGCCGTGGTGCGGGTCGAGAGCCTGGCGCTGCTGCCCGGATCGTTGTACGGGGCAGTTCTGCTTGCGAAGACCATGGCGTTCATTGGGCTGATCGTGTTCGGTGTGCTGCACCGGCGTCGGCTGTTGGCGCAGGACAGCTTCACCGCGCGGACGTTCCTGCAGCTTGCCGCGGGCGAGGTGTTGATTATGGGCGTCGCTTACGGGCTCGCGGTTGCGCTCGTCCGGCTGGATCCGCCGGTCCTTCTCTGACCTAACCGGAGCGCGCACGCTGCCTGACATGGGATAAGTACACAAGCGCTTTCGCAGTTAGAGCTCCGGCACACACTGTCCGGTTCCGAGAATCGCCAGCCCCGCGCGGTCGCCATCGCCGAGCGACGTCCTTACGCTGCGCTCATACATCAGCTCGTTGGGATCATCCACGTGGTCCAACCCGACAACGTGCGCCAGTTCATGCACAATGATGGCCCTGACCTGGTCGCGTCCGCCGGGGAAAAGCAGCGTCGTCGCGAGGTCCGGCGCATCGAGCATGGCCTGACCCGCTACATAGACAACCGGTTTCCCCGGCCGCTGTGCGATCTGGCTGCCTCCAAACCCAGCAACCGCGCCTTCGAGTGCCGGAATCTCGGTTGGGTTCGTCCATGTGATCAAGATCGGTGCCCATCGTTCACCGTAGAGTTCGGGCTGATACGGGTCTCGCGCTCCCTCACTCGGTGGCTCAGCGGTGGAGCCGCTGTACACGAACTGAAGCCCGGTCGCAGCGGAAATCTCCGCGACGGCCTCCTCGATCAGACCCTCGGTCCCCGCAGGAGCG
This genomic interval carries:
- a CDS encoding glutamine amidotransferase, which codes for MLPFLLLATRAEDDAAMGEYRAFLNFAGLTPSDLRRIRVEEAPLPHIRLEEYSGIFLGGSPFNSSDPEESKSPTQHRVERELGELLDRVIEADFPFLGACYGVGTLGRRQEAVIDRTFAEPIGSAEISVNDDGARDPLLAGLPPSFEAFVGHKEACSTLPAGAVLLASSSSCPVQMFRVKQNLYATQFHPELDVEGLVERIRIYRHAGYFPPDQADAVIARARAAKVSWPQQILRNFVLRYARD
- a CDS encoding FadR/GntR family transcriptional regulator; the protein is MSSLSPSQEDSAPLSATAVAGVGRRSAIDAVRARIAMAISLGLLKPGERLPDQQEIALGLSVSPMTARRAMASLAEAGVVVRRRGRDGGTFVSDSPPTDTLVSLRETDDTPAAIHALVDRRLLAECAITHFAAVNATDPDIDELEQLTGDMAEASNWSQYHQADKRFHLLVARASQLGTAVESYGSVLTELYEHFIPYPIEALHRANLDHIALVDALRRRDVRESVDVARGHVDVLHRTMFMELSKEKSS
- a CDS encoding carbon-nitrogen hydrolase family protein → MPEKLPLLALQSEPRQIGEPISAFAGELEDALRIDPDAKLLIFPELHLFGDGHPDRQRTEALQDAAQPLNGPLVKELSELAGDLKIWLVPGSVCERGPNGELFNTQVVFSPEGRLAGSYRKIFPWRPFEPYDPGDSFVTVDLEGYGRAGLSICYDAWFPEVSRQLAWMGAEVIINVVKTTTPDREHELILARANAISNQVFIVSVNCAGPTGRGQSLIVGPEGEVLRQLGEDPGTLSMSLDLGEVERVRAHGTAGLNRMWAQFRSHEAPIELPVYNGRINPSTWTPEVHRTSGSTQ
- a CDS encoding APC family permease, which gives rise to MTQPIQLTRTLKLPSLVLFGLAYLTPLIVLAIFGVIAEATGGASPSAYLLALTAMLFTAHSYGRMAIAYPVAGSAYTYVRQSIEPRTGFLVGWAILLDYLFLPMVIWLIGGSYLNAQFPGVPIAVWILAFVLVTTALNVIGIKVAEKANFLLMAFQLLVIVIFVALTIGTLLSTSGASGLVSSEPFFNSTASLGTIAAGAAIAAYSFLGFDAVTTLTEETVEPRKNMPRAIMLIALIGGAIFVVVSYFTQLIRPGGTFEDSASLASDIALQIGGQLFAAVFLAGLVVAQFASGLAAQASASRLLYAMGRDAVLPRRVFGRLSEKYRTPILNLAITGAVGLVAIFLDVATSTSFINFGAFTAFTLVNVSVIAYWLRQRRQGNKLNRISYVALPAVGAVIDAFLLTQLDPTAITLGLIWLALGVVLLGVTTRGFRQAPPEMSRTEEAQV
- a CDS encoding nuclease-related domain-containing protein, whose product is MAAGEGASDRARQAGERVERLRQQLQQAERAQRAWEAGALGEALVAERLRELEDDGWFFLHDVHWPGRPKANLDHIAIGPGGVVVIDAKNWTGIVQLHHGELRQNGYRRTSTVDSVLEQAGAVAVLLEPQHRQSVSGWLCLVGQPELRGTTKNGVRIQGLNGLSDALRTLPPVLDATTVRAIRGYLEQLLGGSRSPGLWTTAQLAATNKNDAASSTLTTRRTASRAQPVRQHSTRRRTRKHLSVTGAVIRLSLVAIGIVVLLNIYQGL
- a CDS encoding NAD(P)/FAD-dependent oxidoreductase, whose product is MAQHDDDGARATQPHRGPDSGHQSPHHQVLIIGGGNAGISLAARLKRYRVRGIAVVDPSEQHLYQPFFSHIAGGTAKAESAVRPQESVIPKGVTWLRDAATGIDPESKTVTLGSGRSITYEHLVICPGIQKNWDGIPGLQDALDSAHGASNYSIDLAVKAWRLLSTLRSGTAVFATPDGPITCGGAAQKPMYLACDYWRSQGVLQDIRVVLAVPTQTVYGVEIVDEELNRKIAEYGIELRCSTELESVDAGTHTATLRNNADGSSEQLQYDVLHAVPPQSAPGWIRDTGLADDDGFVAVDRSTLQHVTYSTVWSLGDAAGTRNSKSGAALRQQTKVVAKNLKAVLDGHSPTQQYNGYGACPITVSRSTVVLAEFDDARTPKPTVPGWKGLAKERRLTWLVERYGFIRLYWYGILKGWA
- the sigK gene encoding ECF RNA polymerase sigma factor SigK, coding for MTSTDPNYRGAAAGDAAELVGLIRRTAEGNRAAFADLYHRTHKRVYGLARRTIVDPELSEETTQDVFLMVWEQAHRYDPAVGSPMAWLMTIAHRRAVDKVRSEHSGTAREAAWGIKHYLPDRDVVADAVSDRMEAARVVECLEQLSPLQREAINLAYYECLTYTQVAEHLNVPVPTVKTRIRSGIQRLRSCMDPGS
- a CDS encoding class I SAM-dependent methyltransferase, which encodes MHTHDTPVYDESFWDARYGEKHRIWSGNPNPQLVAEASDLEPGTALDVGCGEGADALWLAGRGWQVTGVDISSVALARAAEHEGGLDDGHPPVSWAHHDLTEWTPPAQAFDLVTAQYMHLPTEQRVPLFERFAEAVAPNGTLLIVGHSLSDLQSEARRPVHQDLYFTAEDIVQLLGPGWETVVAEDRPREASGPDGAKLAVADAVYRGRRVG
- a CDS encoding NAD(P)/FAD-dependent oxidoreductase yields the protein MIDSPNTFDVVVIGGGSAGLSAALMLGRTRRSVAVVDSGRPRNAPADGVHGFLTSEGMSPAELLKIGRTEVESYGGTIIPGTVTDAAHHNDPRYRFRTTLQDGSILRSRRLLLTTGLTDQLPNIPGLREHWGRDVIHCPFCHGWEVRDRAIGILATSPMALHQALLFRQWSSRITLFLNNTVEPGETEWEQFAARGITVVDGAVTNLQNDDGGRLAGVELADGRTVPIEALTVAPRFVANTGIFTGLGLVPVQHPMGVGEHFEVDEMGATKVDGVWAAGNVANLMLQVLPSAASGSTAAVAINNSLMAEELEADLTAYRARVNTIEERVS
- a CDS encoding helix-turn-helix domain-containing protein → MTEDIGEALAAVGPRLKALRVKRDVTLQSLSESTGISVSTLSRLEAGQRKPNLELLLPLAQAHQVPLDELVGAPTTGDPRVHLRPIDVGRATVIPLTKRPGGIQAYKYVLPADMPREEPDLKVHEGYEWLYVLNGNLRMILGELDLVLPAGEAAEFDTRVPHWFGRADNDPVEFLSLFGRQGERLHLRAKST